A window of the Bacteroidota bacterium genome harbors these coding sequences:
- the ileS gene encoding isoleucine--tRNA ligase, with protein sequence MPRYPDAKGFDHAAAEEQTLQWWDQHDVFAQSLAQREGAPHFVFYEGPPTANGKPGIHHVMARTIKDLFCRYRTMKGFRVDRKGGWDTHGLPVEIEVEKALGLEGRHEIGPDGKISIEAYNAACRESVLRYKDLWDDLTRRMGYWVDLSDPYITFENDYIESVWALLKAIAERQTADGESFLYRGHKIQWYSPGSGTVLSSHEVSLGYEEVQDPSVYVRFPVEGEPDTSFLAWTTTPWTLVSNTALAVGEGIDYVKVRAERAEAGKNGSGEEFLYLAEALLGTLGGEHEVVERITGRDLVGKTYRPVFDTFADHPEADRAWRVVPAHFVSTEDGTGIVHMAPAFGADDFVVGQREDLPLFNPVTPDGRFTDAMPLVEGQWFKDADKALARDLRERGLLYRHETYLHNYPHDWRKGTPLMSYPVESWFIRTTAIKDRLVELNQTINWQPEGIGTGRFGQWLEGNVDWALSRMRYWGTPLPVWVSDRDPDDYVVIGSLGELREKAVLRDSVVDLHRPFVDEITWPAPGGGTYRRVPDLIDVWFDSGAMPFAQWHYPFENHETFARNFPADFIAEGVDQTRGWFYTLHAIAALVEDSVAYKNVVVNGLVLDEKGEKMSKTKGNTVDPFATIDRHGADPVRWTLMSASAPWESLRYSDRAVEETKRKFFSTVTNTYSFFATYANLDGFAYGGDPTPLAERTELDRWILSRLGTTVGAVDAAFGAYHPTQAARAMETFADDLSNWYLRRSRRRFWKGSSDPHSMDVDKRAAYETTYECLTTLAKLMAPLAPFYAEWLWGALRSDDAPASVHLADFPAVDEAAVDAALEDRMALARTVASITLALRNEAGINVRQPLGALSVVTGTAGVDEATLRSVEGIVLDEVNVKRIDATRSDSGLVAKSARPNFKALGRRLGPLMKAANAAIRALGADAISRYETEGSLTLDLEGPSGTREAVAFRPGDIDIASEGIEGHLVGQEGPVTVALDTTITDALRDEGVMREFVNRVQNLRKTAAFAVADRIFVTFRAPDALADAIRAHADTIRNETLAERLSASDVPSGDAVETFEIGGEPVEIGVRRVGAEETAAAERR encoded by the coding sequence ATGCCGCGCTACCCCGACGCCAAAGGATTCGACCACGCCGCCGCCGAGGAGCAGACGCTCCAGTGGTGGGACCAGCACGACGTGTTCGCCCAGAGCCTCGCCCAGCGTGAGGGCGCGCCCCACTTCGTCTTCTACGAGGGCCCGCCGACGGCGAACGGCAAGCCGGGCATCCACCATGTGATGGCCCGGACGATCAAGGACCTCTTCTGCCGCTACCGCACGATGAAGGGCTTCCGCGTCGACCGCAAAGGCGGCTGGGACACCCACGGCCTGCCGGTCGAGATCGAGGTCGAGAAGGCGCTCGGGCTGGAGGGGCGGCACGAGATCGGGCCGGACGGAAAAATCTCCATCGAGGCGTACAACGCCGCCTGCCGCGAGAGCGTCCTCCGGTACAAAGACCTCTGGGACGACCTCACGCGGCGCATGGGCTACTGGGTCGACCTCTCGGACCCGTACATCACCTTCGAGAACGACTACATCGAGTCCGTCTGGGCGCTCCTCAAAGCCATCGCCGAGCGGCAGACTGCTGACGGCGAGTCGTTCCTCTACCGGGGCCACAAGATCCAGTGGTACAGCCCCGGCTCGGGGACGGTGCTCTCGTCGCACGAGGTCTCGCTGGGCTACGAGGAGGTGCAGGACCCCTCGGTCTACGTCCGCTTCCCGGTCGAGGGCGAGCCGGACACCTCCTTCCTCGCGTGGACCACGACGCCGTGGACGCTCGTCTCGAACACGGCGCTCGCGGTCGGGGAGGGGATCGACTACGTGAAGGTGCGGGCTGAAAGAGCGGAAGCGGGGAAGAACGGAAGCGGGGAAGAGTTTCTGTACCTCGCCGAAGCGCTGCTCGGCACCCTCGGCGGCGAGCACGAGGTCGTCGAGCGGATCACCGGCCGCGACCTCGTCGGCAAGACCTACCGGCCCGTCTTCGACACCTTTGCCGATCACCCCGAGGCCGACCGGGCGTGGCGCGTCGTCCCCGCGCACTTCGTCTCGACCGAGGACGGTACTGGGATCGTCCATATGGCCCCCGCTTTCGGCGCGGACGACTTCGTGGTCGGGCAGCGCGAGGACCTGCCGCTCTTCAACCCGGTCACCCCGGACGGACGCTTCACCGACGCCATGCCGCTCGTCGAAGGGCAGTGGTTCAAGGACGCCGACAAGGCGCTCGCCCGCGACCTGCGCGAGCGCGGCCTGCTCTACCGCCACGAGACCTACCTCCACAACTACCCCCACGACTGGCGCAAGGGCACGCCGCTGATGTCGTACCCGGTCGAGAGCTGGTTCATCCGCACGACCGCGATCAAGGACCGCCTCGTCGAACTCAACCAGACCATCAACTGGCAGCCGGAGGGCATCGGGACCGGGCGCTTCGGGCAGTGGCTGGAGGGGAACGTCGACTGGGCGCTCAGCCGGATGCGCTACTGGGGTACCCCGCTCCCGGTCTGGGTGAGCGACCGCGACCCCGACGACTACGTCGTGATCGGCTCGCTCGGCGAGCTGCGCGAGAAGGCGGTGCTGCGCGACAGCGTGGTCGACCTGCACCGGCCGTTCGTGGACGAGATCACCTGGCCCGCGCCCGGCGGCGGGACCTACCGCCGCGTCCCCGACCTGATCGACGTCTGGTTCGACTCCGGGGCGATGCCGTTCGCGCAGTGGCACTACCCGTTTGAGAACCACGAGACGTTCGCGCGCAACTTCCCCGCCGACTTCATCGCCGAGGGGGTCGACCAGACGCGCGGGTGGTTCTACACGCTTCACGCGATTGCCGCGCTCGTCGAGGACTCGGTCGCCTACAAAAACGTCGTCGTCAACGGCCTCGTCCTCGACGAGAAGGGCGAGAAGATGTCCAAGACAAAGGGCAACACGGTCGATCCCTTCGCCACGATTGACCGCCACGGGGCCGACCCGGTGCGGTGGACGCTGATGAGCGCGAGCGCGCCGTGGGAGAGCCTCCGCTACTCCGACCGCGCCGTCGAGGAGACCAAGCGCAAGTTCTTCTCGACCGTCACCAACACCTACAGCTTCTTCGCCACCTACGCGAACCTCGACGGCTTCGCCTACGGCGGCGACCCCACGCCGCTCGCCGAGCGCACCGAGCTCGACCGCTGGATCCTCTCGCGCCTGGGCACGACCGTCGGGGCCGTCGACGCCGCCTTCGGTGCGTACCACCCGACGCAGGCCGCGCGGGCGATGGAGACCTTCGCCGACGACCTCTCGAACTGGTACCTCCGCCGCAGCCGCCGCCGCTTCTGGAAGGGGTCATCCGACCCCCACTCGATGGATGTGGACAAACGAGCGGCCTATGAAACCACCTACGAGTGCCTGACGACGCTCGCCAAGCTGATGGCTCCGCTCGCGCCGTTCTACGCCGAGTGGCTGTGGGGTGCGCTCCGCTCGGACGACGCGCCGGCCTCCGTTCACCTCGCCGATTTTCCAGCGGTGGATGAGGCCGCCGTCGACGCCGCGCTCGAAGACCGGATGGCGCTCGCCCGGACCGTCGCCTCCATCACGCTCGCGCTCCGCAACGAGGCCGGAATCAACGTCCGGCAGCCGCTCGGCGCGCTCTCGGTCGTCACCGGGACGGCAGGCGTCGACGAAGCGACCCTGCGCTCGGTCGAAGGCATCGTCCTCGACGAGGTCAACGTCAAGCGGATCGACGCCACCCGTTCGGACAGCGGCCTCGTGGCGAAGTCGGCCAGGCCCAACTTCAAGGCGCTCGGGCGCCGGCTCGGGCCGCTGATGAAAGCCGCGAATGCAGCCATCCGCGCCCTCGGTGCCGACGCCATCAGCCGCTACGAAACCGAGGGTTCGCTCACGCTCGACCTGGAGGGTCCCAGCGGGACCCGCGAGGCCGTTGCGTTCAGGCCAGGCGACATCGACATCGCAAGCGAAGGGATCGAGGGCCACCTCGTCGGGCAAGAAGGACCGGTGACCGTCGCTCTCGACACGACCATCACGGACGCGCTGCGCGACGAGGGCGTCATGCGCGAGTTCGTCAACCGGGTTCAGAACTTGCGCAAGACCGCCGCGTTCGCGGTGGCGGACCGGATTTTCGTTACCTTCCGCGCCCCGGACGCGTTGGCAGACGCCATTCGCGCCCACGCCGACACCATTCGGAACGAGACGCTGGCCGAGCGGCTGAGCGCCTCGGACGTGCCGAGCGGCGACGCGGTGGAAACCTTCGAGATCGGCGGCGAGCCGGTCGAGATCGGCGTCCGCCGGGTCGGGGCGGAAGAGACCGCCGCTGCCGAACGGCGCTGA
- a CDS encoding VIT domain-containing protein — translation MKSCFLLALCLFAPLAASAQIIVPPPRPVPVPERPVEMAALEIDGRIADQVAEVSVTQTLFNPNDRPVETEFLFPIPPGAAVQDLVLVADGQELIGEVLPKDEARRRYEEIVRRMIDPALMEYAGYGLYRTSVFPVPARGESTVHFRYTEVSPREGDRVTFSYPFGLARQQASVGELRISLALSGDVGAVYSPSHEVEIDRERRRTRVTFEADDVRLRRDFRLVYEPEAEEGPVSATVLSHWPEGAEDGYFLLLASPDIPDAEAEALPKTVVFVIDRSGSMAGRKMEQARDALAFVLNNLGDDDLFNVVAYDDRVEVFEPELQRYSAGSRDAALDFVDGLRPGGSTNIDGALGEALGLIPEDGNPAYVLFLTDGLPTAGETGEGAIALNAERANGADARIFSFGVGYDVNARLLERLAAASGGTTEYVRPEDDLEASVAGLYNRLTSPVLSDLAIDFDGTRINRAYPRDLPDLFEGSQIVWAGRYTRGGDVTIRLAGRAGDDERAVTVRANLAEEGDRTRADFIEPLWASRRVAALLEQIDLDGQNEELVDELVALSTQYGILTPYTSFLAEEDAVFASREELQRQGRRGLEMMDETSGASGVGQRAMRSAMASAPQAEAEAVAYDAEGNARRVETVQKVGTRAFYQRGDLWVDAGLLDADPTEAMEVEQFSDRFFALARRLAPEQMIYLTLREDVLVEVDGRAVLIRAVEG, via the coding sequence ATGAAGTCTTGTTTCCTGCTCGCGCTCTGCCTCTTCGCCCCCCTCGCCGCCTCGGCGCAGATCATCGTCCCGCCGCCGCGCCCGGTTCCCGTCCCTGAGCGACCCGTCGAGATGGCGGCCCTCGAGATCGACGGGCGGATCGCCGACCAGGTGGCTGAGGTCTCGGTCACGCAGACCCTCTTCAACCCGAACGACCGGCCCGTCGAGACGGAGTTTCTGTTCCCGATCCCGCCCGGCGCAGCCGTGCAGGACTTGGTCCTCGTCGCCGACGGACAGGAGCTGATCGGCGAGGTGCTTCCGAAGGACGAGGCCCGCCGCCGCTACGAGGAGATCGTCCGGCGCATGATCGACCCCGCGCTGATGGAGTACGCGGGCTACGGGCTCTACCGGACGAGCGTCTTCCCCGTCCCGGCGCGCGGCGAGAGCACCGTCCACTTCCGCTACACCGAGGTCTCGCCCCGCGAGGGCGACCGCGTGACGTTCAGCTACCCGTTCGGCCTCGCCCGGCAGCAAGCGTCGGTCGGCGAACTCCGCATCAGCCTGGCGCTCAGCGGCGATGTCGGCGCGGTCTACAGCCCCTCGCACGAGGTCGAGATCGACCGCGAGCGGCGGCGGACGCGCGTTACGTTCGAGGCCGACGACGTGCGGCTGCGGCGCGACTTCCGGCTCGTCTACGAACCCGAGGCCGAGGAAGGCCCCGTCAGCGCGACGGTCCTGAGTCACTGGCCCGAGGGGGCCGAGGACGGCTACTTCCTGCTCCTCGCCTCGCCGGACATCCCCGACGCCGAAGCCGAGGCCCTTCCCAAGACCGTCGTCTTCGTGATCGACCGCTCGGGCTCGATGGCCGGGCGCAAGATGGAGCAGGCCCGCGACGCCCTCGCCTTCGTGCTGAACAACCTCGGCGACGACGACCTCTTCAACGTCGTCGCCTACGACGACCGGGTCGAGGTCTTCGAGCCCGAGCTGCAGCGCTACTCGGCCGGCAGCCGCGACGCGGCGCTCGACTTCGTGGACGGCCTCCGACCCGGCGGCTCGACGAACATCGACGGCGCGCTCGGCGAAGCCCTCGGCCTGATCCCGGAGGACGGCAACCCAGCCTACGTCCTCTTCCTCACCGACGGCCTCCCGACGGCCGGCGAGACCGGCGAGGGCGCGATCGCCCTGAACGCCGAGCGCGCCAACGGAGCCGACGCCCGCATCTTCTCGTTCGGGGTCGGCTACGACGTGAACGCTCGCCTCCTGGAGCGTCTCGCCGCGGCGAGCGGCGGGACGACGGAGTACGTCCGCCCCGAGGACGACCTCGAAGCGAGCGTCGCCGGGCTCTACAACCGTCTCACGAGTCCCGTCCTCTCTGACCTCGCCATCGACTTCGACGGGACGCGCATCAACCGCGCCTATCCCCGCGACCTGCCCGACCTGTTCGAGGGCAGCCAGATCGTCTGGGCCGGGCGCTACACGCGGGGCGGCGACGTAACCATCCGCCTCGCGGGCCGCGCCGGGGACGACGAGCGGGCGGTAACCGTCCGCGCCAACCTCGCGGAGGAGGGCGACCGCACGCGCGCTGACTTCATCGAGCCGCTCTGGGCCAGCCGACGCGTCGCCGCTCTCCTGGAGCAGATCGACCTCGACGGGCAGAACGAGGAGCTGGTGGACGAGCTCGTCGCGCTCTCGACGCAGTACGGGATTCTGACGCCCTACACCTCGTTCCTCGCCGAGGAGGACGCGGTCTTCGCCTCGCGCGAGGAGCTGCAGAGGCAAGGCCGCCGCGGCCTGGAGATGATGGACGAGACGAGCGGGGCCTCGGGCGTTGGGCAGCGGGCGATGCGGTCGGCGATGGCGTCGGCCCCGCAGGCCGAGGCCGAGGCCGTCGCCTACGACGCCGAGGGCAACGCGCGGCGCGTCGAGACCGTGCAGAAGGTCGGCACGCGGGCGTTCTACCAGCGCGGCGACCTGTGGGTCGATGCAGGCTTGCTGGACGCCGACCCCACCGAGGCGATGGAGGTCGAGCAGTTCTCGGACCGCTTCTTCGCGCTCGCCCGCCGCCTCGCGCCCGAGCAGATGATCTACCTGACCCTCCGCGAAGACGTGCTCGTCGAGGTCGACGGCCGGGCTGTGCTGATCCGGGCGGTGGAGGGCTGA
- a CDS encoding TraR/DksA C4-type zinc finger protein — protein MSKSEDVSGTPAPEANGTQRRTPFSDEELAEFGDLIIQKRDSAVEDIEAMRAQIEDAREHESDSAYSFHMADAGTDAMEREKLYLMIARQQKYVGYLERALERIENKTYGVCKVTGKPIAKERLRAVPHTEISIDAKRKQK, from the coding sequence ATGAGCAAGAGCGAAGACGTGAGCGGAACCCCGGCCCCCGAGGCTAACGGCACGCAGCGGCGGACACCGTTCTCGGACGAGGAGCTCGCCGAGTTCGGCGACCTCATCATCCAGAAGCGCGACAGCGCCGTCGAAGACATCGAGGCGATGCGGGCGCAGATCGAGGACGCGCGCGAGCACGAGAGCGACTCCGCCTACAGCTTCCACATGGCCGACGCCGGCACCGACGCGATGGAGCGCGAGAAGCTCTACCTGATGATCGCCCGGCAGCAGAAGTACGTCGGCTACCTGGAGCGCGCCCTCGAACGGATCGAGAACAAGACTTACGGCGTCTGCAAGGTCACCGGCAAGCCGATCGCCAAAGAGCGCCTCCGCGCCGTACCCCACACCGAGATCTCCATCGACGCGAAGCGCAAGCAAAAGTAG
- a CDS encoding purine-nucleoside phosphorylase, producing MNTYRRHVEEAVSVIRNQTGVEARIGLILGTGLGALAEEIEAEATVPYDAIPNFPLSTVESHHGRLIAGRLGGVPVWAMQGRFHLYEGYGPKEITFPVRVLAALGVETLLISNAAGGMNPHFRRGDLMLVTDHINLQGANPLVGPNDDGWGPRFPDMSMPYDEDLRDLAEAAALEQAVKLQQGVYVAVEGPNLETRAEYRFLRLVGADAVGMSTVPEVIVARHQGLRCLAISVVTDECFPDALEPVSIADVLAAAAEAEPKLTAVMRAVVQKVG from the coding sequence ATGAACACGTACCGCCGCCACGTCGAAGAGGCCGTCTCGGTCATCCGCAACCAGACCGGCGTCGAGGCCCGCATCGGGCTGATCCTCGGGACCGGCCTCGGCGCGCTCGCGGAGGAGATTGAAGCCGAGGCCACGGTTCCGTACGACGCGATCCCGAACTTCCCGCTCTCGACGGTCGAGAGCCACCACGGGCGGCTGATCGCCGGGCGGCTCGGCGGGGTGCCGGTGTGGGCGATGCAGGGGCGCTTCCACCTCTACGAGGGCTACGGGCCGAAGGAGATCACCTTCCCCGTCCGCGTCCTCGCCGCGCTCGGCGTCGAGACGCTCCTCATCTCGAACGCGGCCGGGGGCATGAACCCGCACTTCCGGCGCGGCGACCTGATGCTGGTCACGGACCACATCAACCTCCAAGGCGCGAATCCGCTCGTCGGGCCGAACGACGACGGCTGGGGGCCGCGCTTCCCCGACATGAGCATGCCCTACGACGAGGACCTGCGGGACCTCGCCGAAGCGGCCGCGCTGGAGCAGGCGGTCAAGCTCCAGCAGGGCGTCTACGTCGCCGTCGAGGGTCCCAACCTCGAAACCCGTGCCGAGTACCGCTTCCTCCGCCTCGTCGGGGCCGACGCCGTCGGGATGAGCACGGTCCCCGAGGTCATCGTCGCCCGGCACCAAGGGCTGCGGTGCCTCGCCATCTCGGTCGTCACTGACGAGTGCTTCCCCGACGCGCTCGAACCGGTCTCGATTGCCGACGTGCTCGCCGCCGCCGCCGAGGCCGAGCCCAAGCTGACGGCCGTCATGCGCGCCGTCGTACAAAAAGTGGGGTAG
- a CDS encoding T9SS type A sorting domain-containing protein, which produces MRLASLSSLSAFALLFFALASLPATAQVPGVFFANQGEPNQVCTDDGTGTLACAQVSTRNGFSLSATAGDFDGDGDDDVVAGSFFQASELCINDGPGTFTCSNLPGGNPTVYDLDAFDADGDGDLDLALAIGFGPNRLCTNDGSAGFTCAAYTTDGETSLGITTFDADNDGDLDLAVAERGNPFGTPDTYCENDGTGAFTCNDIAPDTTTYYAVSALDADNDGNADLAFGGADLNRICLGDGAGSFSCSTIPGTEDESRGSDAADFDGDGNIDVAFSNLFPGPSLVCFGDGTGSFSCTDIANSEFNGNGLAAGDLDDDGDADLAIAAFNRPAQLCSNDGTGLLSCSDIAGAPSQRGNEPAIGNFSGAPLAGGFALTVTAPPSVAPGAALPIVYTVANNTGSAASGDFFFTARRNGNVVAQQVVQSGTVPAGQTLLLAAQIAVPSAAPEGAYELTFAIGQAFGQSVDTEVLTVTVQGAARPGTPAWSVIEATPWTEDGAPVATATAEVTGLTAYPNPTAGRAEVAFALAEAAAVRLVVFDVLGREVAVLAEGAREAGPHTAAFDGSALAAGTYLVRLEAGGVVETQTLTLTR; this is translated from the coding sequence ATGCGTCTTGCCTCGCTCTCCTCCCTCTCTGCCTTCGCGCTGCTGTTCTTTGCGCTGGCCTCCCTCCCCGCCACGGCTCAGGTGCCGGGCGTGTTCTTCGCCAACCAGGGCGAGCCGAACCAAGTCTGTACCGACGACGGCACCGGTACCCTCGCCTGCGCGCAGGTCTCGACGCGCAACGGGTTCTCGCTGAGCGCTACTGCCGGCGACTTCGACGGCGACGGCGACGACGACGTGGTGGCGGGCAGCTTCTTCCAAGCCAGCGAGCTCTGCATCAACGATGGCCCCGGCACGTTTACCTGCTCGAACCTGCCCGGCGGCAACCCGACGGTCTACGACCTCGATGCCTTCGACGCCGACGGCGACGGCGACCTCGACCTCGCGCTCGCCATCGGGTTCGGTCCCAACCGGCTCTGCACGAACGACGGCAGCGCGGGCTTCACCTGCGCGGCGTACACCACCGACGGCGAGACCTCGCTCGGCATCACGACCTTCGACGCGGACAACGACGGCGACCTCGACCTCGCTGTCGCCGAGCGCGGCAATCCCTTCGGCACGCCCGACACCTACTGCGAGAACGACGGCACCGGCGCGTTTACCTGCAACGACATCGCGCCGGACACCACCACGTACTACGCCGTCTCGGCGCTCGACGCCGACAACGACGGTAATGCCGACCTCGCCTTCGGCGGGGCCGACCTCAACCGCATCTGCCTCGGCGACGGCGCGGGCAGCTTCTCCTGCTCGACGATCCCCGGCACCGAAGACGAAAGCCGCGGCAGCGACGCCGCCGACTTCGACGGCGACGGCAACATCGACGTCGCCTTCTCGAACCTCTTCCCCGGGCCGAGCCTTGTCTGCTTCGGTGACGGCACGGGCAGCTTCTCGTGCACCGACATCGCCAACTCCGAGTTCAACGGCAACGGCCTCGCCGCCGGCGACCTCGACGACGACGGCGACGCGGACCTCGCGATTGCCGCCTTCAACCGGCCGGCACAGCTCTGCTCCAACGACGGCACCGGGCTTCTGAGCTGCTCCGACATTGCGGGCGCACCGAGCCAGCGCGGCAACGAGCCTGCGATCGGCAACTTCAGCGGCGCCCCGCTCGCCGGGGGCTTCGCCCTCACCGTGACAGCCCCCCCCTCCGTCGCACCCGGCGCAGCCCTCCCCATCGTCTACACCGTCGCCAACAACACTGGCAGCGCCGCCAGCGGTGACTTTTTCTTCACCGCTCGGCGAAACGGCAACGTCGTCGCGCAGCAGGTCGTCCAGAGCGGCACGGTCCCGGCCGGGCAGACCCTCCTCCTAGCTGCCCAGATTGCTGTCCCCTCGGCCGCGCCCGAGGGGGCCTACGAGCTCACCTTCGCCATCGGCCAGGCCTTCGGCCAGAGCGTCGACACCGAGGTGCTCACCGTCACGGTCCAGGGCGCCGCGCGGCCAGGCACGCCGGCGTGGTCGGTCATCGAGGCCACGCCGTGGACCGAGGACGGCGCGCCGGTCGCCACGGCCACGGCGGAGGTGACGGGCCTCACCGCGTACCCGAACCCGACGGCGGGCCGGGCCGAGGTGGCCTTCGCGCTGGCCGAGGCGGCGGCGGTGCGCTTGGTGGTCTTCGACGTGCTCGGCCGCGAGGTGGCAGTGCTCGCCGAGGGCGCGCGCGAGGCCGGGCCGCATACCGCAGCCTTCGACGGCAGCGCCCTCGCGGCGGGGACGTACCTCGTGCGCCTGGAGGCCGGCGGCGTGGTCGAGACCCAGACGCTCACGTTGACGCGCTAG
- a CDS encoding DivIVA domain-containing protein, with protein sequence MKLTPLDIRTHEFARKVRGYDPDEVRAFTEMVSRQWEEMQEDLRRAEDRVREIEGKITHYEKIEEALQEALATSREGAKRTQANAEERARLIVEEAELKAEQITQEAGQKHHQLRHEVAQLAHRHDEITARLRHFLMSELEILARHEDDKPIGFMKLMPSAPAEALPSVSPPALPQTETPVPTPPEPAPPVAADEVSVPDPVSAPDPVVPAPAAAGGASDEAVSDETTYAELYARAAEAESNREADRPIVALEEPEEEAEPTWTLRSIVGGELDEEPRESEPATAPATEKERIRRILEDLE encoded by the coding sequence ATGAAGCTGACGCCGCTCGACATCCGCACGCACGAGTTCGCCCGCAAGGTCCGGGGCTACGACCCCGACGAGGTCCGGGCCTTCACCGAGATGGTCTCGCGCCAGTGGGAGGAGATGCAGGAGGACCTGCGCCGCGCCGAGGACCGGGTGCGGGAGATCGAGGGCAAGATCACGCACTACGAGAAGATCGAGGAGGCGCTGCAGGAGGCCCTCGCCACGTCTCGTGAGGGAGCCAAGCGGACCCAGGCGAACGCCGAGGAGCGCGCCCGCCTGATCGTCGAGGAGGCCGAACTCAAGGCCGAGCAGATCACGCAGGAGGCCGGGCAGAAGCACCACCAGCTTCGCCACGAGGTCGCCCAGCTCGCCCACCGCCACGACGAGATTACGGCCCGCCTGCGGCACTTCCTGATGTCCGAACTCGAAATCCTCGCCCGCCACGAGGACGACAAGCCGATCGGGTTTATGAAGCTCATGCCGTCGGCTCCGGCCGAAGCCCTGCCGAGCGTGTCGCCCCCGGCGCTTCCCCAGACCGAGACGCCCGTCCCGACGCCGCCAGAGCCCGCGCCACCCGTGGCGGCCGACGAGGTCTCGGTGCCCGACCCGGTCTCGGCACCCGACCCGGTCGTCCCCGCGCCTGCTGCCGCCGGCGGAGCGTCGGACGAGGCGGTATCGGACGAGACGACGTACGCCGAACTCTACGCGCGCGCCGCCGAGGCCGAGTCCAACCGCGAGGCCGACCGCCCCATCGTGGCGCTGGAGGAGCCGGAAGAGGAGGCTGAGCCGACCTGGACGCTGCGCTCCATCGTCGGCGGCGAACTGGACGAGGAGCCCCGCGAGTCCGAGCCGGCCACGGCCCCGGCCACCGAGAAGGAGCGCATCCGCCGCATCCTCGAAGACCTGGAGTAA
- a CDS encoding T9SS type A sorting domain-containing protein: MTGLAAPYPNPTAGAATVAFGLAERAAVRLVVFDVLGRAVAVLAEGVCEAGPHAAAFDGSGLAAGTYLVRLEAGGVVETQALTLTR, from the coding sequence GTGACAGGCCTCGCCGCGCCGTACCCGAACCCGACGGCAGGCGCGGCGACGGTGGCCTTCGGACTGGCCGAGCGTGCAGCGGTGCGGCTGGTGGTCTTCGACGTGCTCGGGCGCGCCGTGGCGGTCTTGGCCGAGGGCGTGTGCGAGGCGGGGCCGCACGCGGCGGCCTTCGACGGCAGCGGGCTGGCCGCCGGGACGTACCTGGTGCGGCTGGAGGCCGGCGGCGTAGTCGAGACGCAGGCGCTGACGCTGACGCGCTAG
- a CDS encoding YggS family pyridoxal phosphate-dependent enzyme translates to MSADVPTLTADIRARAEAVRARIDAACERAGRDPGAVRLIAVSKTFPIEVVRAGIEAGLTDFGENRVQELEEKAGVVPGETGGGSVRWHLIGPLQKNKINKALPHADAFHALDSEKLAADIDQRAVRAGRALDCFVQVNVSGESSKSGLDPDALHGFLDGLAAYAHLRVVGLMTLASPAQSPGELETLVRPQFRHLRRLAETYGGRSPNVALDRLSMGMSGDFEVAVEEGATEVRVGSAIFGARE, encoded by the coding sequence ATGAGTGCCGACGTGCCAACGCTGACCGCCGACATCCGCGCCCGCGCCGAGGCCGTGCGCGCCCGCATCGACGCCGCCTGCGAGCGGGCCGGGCGCGACCCCGGTGCCGTCCGGCTCATCGCCGTCAGCAAGACCTTCCCCATCGAGGTCGTCCGCGCCGGGATCGAGGCCGGGCTGACGGACTTCGGCGAGAACCGGGTGCAGGAGTTAGAGGAGAAAGCCGGAGTCGTCCCTGGCGAGACCGGCGGCGGTTCGGTCCGGTGGCACCTCATCGGGCCGCTCCAGAAGAACAAGATCAACAAGGCGCTGCCCCACGCCGACGCGTTCCACGCGCTCGACAGCGAGAAGCTGGCGGCGGACATCGACCAGCGCGCCGTCCGGGCCGGCCGCGCCCTCGACTGCTTCGTCCAGGTCAACGTCTCCGGCGAGAGCTCGAAGTCCGGCCTCGACCCCGACGCGCTCCACGGCTTCCTCGACGGTCTCGCGGCGTACGCCCACCTCCGCGTTGTCGGGCTGATGACGCTCGCGTCGCCGGCGCAGTCGCCCGGAGAGCTAGAGACCCTCGTCCGTCCCCAGTTCCGTCACCTCCGCCGCCTCGCCGAGACCTATGGCGGGCGCAGTCCCAACGTCGCGCTGGACCGCCTCTCGATGGGTATGAGCGGTGACTTCGAGGTGGCCGTCGAGGAAGGCGCGACCGAGGTGCGCGTCGGCTCGGCGATCTTCGGGGCGAGGGAGTGA